CAGACACGGCGAGCTTTGCTCGTACAACAGAAATTGCGCAGGAGAGTACCCATGGCTGACGAACAGCTGAACGAGAAAGACCTTAACGCCGAAGAGGCTGGTGCAGCGACTGTCGATGCCCGCGTCCAGGAACTAGAGGAGCAGCTGGCCGCCGCCAAGGATCAGTCCCTGCGTGCTGTTGCCGACGTGCAGAACATTCGCCGTCGTGCCGAGCAGGATGTAGAGAAGGCGCACAAGTTCGCGCTGGAAAAATTCTCGGCAGACCTGCTGCCGATCATCGACAGCCTGGAGCTGGCCCTGGCGCACTCCAGTGCCGAGGATGAGAACGTCAAGCAAATCCGCGAGGGGGTCGAGCTGACCCTGAAGATGTTCCAGGACACCCTCAAGCGCTACAACCTCGAAGCCATCGATCCGCACGGCCAGCCATTCAATCCTGAGCACCATCAGGCCATGGCCATGCAGGAAAGCGCCAATGTCGAACCGAACAGCGTGCTGAACGTGTTCCAGAAGGGCTACCTGCTCAATGGCCGCCTGCTGCGCCCAGCGATGGTTGTGGTGAGCAAGGCGCCGGCCGCGCCGCAACCTTCGATCGATGAGAAGGCTTGAAATCCACCGGGGCATCCCCATCTAGGTGTCAAGCCTTCAAGTATTA
The genomic region above belongs to Pseudomonas sp. PSKL.D1 and contains:
- the grpE gene encoding nucleotide exchange factor GrpE produces the protein MADEQLNEKDLNAEEAGAATVDARVQELEEQLAAAKDQSLRAVADVQNIRRRAEQDVEKAHKFALEKFSADLLPIIDSLELALAHSSAEDENVKQIREGVELTLKMFQDTLKRYNLEAIDPHGQPFNPEHHQAMAMQESANVEPNSVLNVFQKGYLLNGRLLRPAMVVVSKAPAAPQPSIDEKA